In the Plasmodium gaboni strain SY75 chromosome 13, whole genome shotgun sequence genome, CATGctatatttaatttaattaagCCATATGCtaagatatataaacaatCTAAATCATTCtcttttatattcataatacATACATCTATATCACTACTAGGCAAGGATAATCCAGATGTATAAGAACCAAACACTTCCATATTACTTTGTGGAAAAAGTGATTTAACTAATAATtctaattttattaaagatttaagttttaataatttttcttctttgGTTGGTGTTAACCATTCaagtatataaaaacatgCATATTCTAAATAACCTAAGAAAttgaaattattattttctttacttatcatatataaaaatttttcattaaataaagaatCTGTATATAATACTTTCTTCTCATCGTCATAATTTAtatctaatttttttatcatataattataatattctttcTCCATAGAAGATAAATTcttataattaattttaaatttttttaaaatatttttatgcATATTTGATTTGCatacattatttatattcttatcTCTTTGTCCATATTCTTTCTTATGTGTTCCAGCTTCTATATTTGTTTCATTTGATAAAAAACTGctgttttttcttttttcttccttATAAATTTTGTTATGTGATAAAgatttctttttcatattaCTTCCAGAACCTTGTATAATATCACTTGGGTCAttagaatattttttggaatatgtattttcatttatattagtttttttttttgaagaAGGTAAATAATTTGTAGATGTGCTATCATCAGATGAAAGGGTTGAAAGAGATGAATTTGATGATATACTAATATGTGAATTATTACTTGTTCcttttgaatttttttttttattttttttcttttccttttcatctaaatttttttgattattatcaatatttgATAAATGTTTTACATTTGAATTAGTCACAATATCTTCTTTATCAtctaattttttatgttctatattatcaaaattatatttatttttattattattaagaTGATCATTTATGTCATCATTTTTTCGAGCTTTctttttattgttatatttatcaaatGAATCTTTATTTTGACAATATGTATATTCCATATCATTTTTACTACTCgatgtttctttttttcttttctttatttGTATTTCCTTAAGATTAAATGAATCTACATTATCATCACCACCATCATATGAATGATATTTATTCtgtttataattttcaaCCCATTCATTgtttgttttatttattatatttcttttatcagatgataaattattaatttctCCTTCacttttctttttatctctatccttttttctttcatcatattttctatattcattctttatattatcatcattgTCTCCTAGCCATATAATACTGGAAGCTTTTTCCATTGGCTTATTGTTACtaacatttttaattttttctctGTTCTTTTTTAAAGCATTGTGAAGATCTTGTTTTGCTTCTTTCACTTGTTCTGATTCTTCCTcttgaaataaaaaaaagtaataatcATCTTccattttaaaaattaaaacaataaacacacacacataaataaatatatatatatatatatatatatatatatatatatgttatagttttatttgttctgatatatatttatactaTTTACNNNNNNNNNNNNNNNNNNNNNNNNNNNNNNNNNNNNNNNNNNNNNNNNNNNNNNNNNNNNNNNNNNNNNNNNNNNNNNNNNNNNNNNNNNNNNNNNNNNNatataaaaaaaataaaaaaaaataaaaaaaataaaaaaaaaaaaaaaaaaaaaaaaaaaaaaaaaaaaaaaaaaaaaaaaatatttaaaaaaaaaaaaaaaaaaaaaatataaaaaaaaaaaaaaatttataaaaaaaaaaaaaaaaaaaaaaaaaaaaaaaaaaaaaaaaaatatatatatatatatatacagAATAGCTAAAAGAATTTCCAAATATCTCtaaatatatcatcaatctttaattttcttttttattttatttttttctgCAAATGTCAACCAAATACATCATAGAACATTTAGATGAACTGGAGGAATGGTGCATACttgaatatatacatatatgcCAAACGGtaaaagatgaaaatgtaatatttacaaaaatCTGTGAAAACTTCAGTGAATTGACAAATGGTAAATATAAACCATCCTGTTATGAAAAGTCAATAGATGAAATAAAGAATGATCTATTGTCAGgaaatatttgtttattagACATGAAAGcacaaaataaattaacATGTAAcgataaaaataaaatcgattttttattattcgGAGGAATATTAGGAAATGTTCCATCTGATGATCGTACATCCATATTaagaaaatttaatttCCCTATATCAAGAAATTTAGGTCCTATACAAATGACTACTAATACAGCTGTTCTTGTTTgtcatattattttgaatgATAATATCGAATTAGAACATATTCCATATGTTGATAATCCAGAGatttttcttaaaaataataaggaATCTATATCTCTTCCTTTTCGTTTTGTTTCAAAATATTACTACACCCAATGTGAGCAAGATAAAAATGTTCCTGTTCTTCCAGAAAATTTTAAAGAGTACTTAATAAAATTGGGTGATCAACAGTTTGATGAcatatcatcatttttagaaaatgaagatgatTAATTTTTAAAGGGCTTAACAGAATGGATGtcttcatatatatataaatatatatatttatgtatgtatatatatatgattcttatattttttttttttcttttgttgtatatttaatgtattttcttcattCGTTGAAGGAACcattttgtatatatatgcattaATAATTACAAATATAAGATAATGctaaaatatgaaaatatatcaaattatatcatattaagtaaataaattttattaattccTGGATATGGATATATcttgttatatttttatccatatattattattttgttttattttgttttgttttgttttgatttttttttgtttttgttttttttttgtactTTCACACAAGAAACTTGATCCACTTGAACAATTTTatcaataaaataaaaaaaataaaaatatattactatatttatatgtttatatgtttatatgtTTACATGTTTGTATGTATGTTGATTTTTTTATCCATTAAAAATGTGTAGAggttaataataataattcaagtatcccaaaaaaaaaaaaaaaaaaaatttttttttgttcagtcatacatatatatatatatatattcatttatgTTTCActtttcaaaatataatttatataaattttgaatttcatatttatatattgattCATCATTTGTTATATCTGGTGTTTCTAGTATGATaggaatatttttaaaatatttggatttcataatatatttaaaagtaTCCATAGTTAATTTTCCTTTTCCAATATTTTCATGTCTATCTAATCCACTTCCTAAATCTGATTTAGAATCATTTAAATGAACCgcttttaaatatttaacaTTAACAATATCATCAAATTGTTTCATTACTTGATCAAAACTATCatatgttttaatattatatccTGCAGCAAAAGTATGACATGTATCAAGACATACACCTATTCTTTCTTTGTCATGTACTAGATTAATAATATCTCTTAGATGTTCAAATTTAGAACCTACGGAATTTTTTTGACCTGCAGAATTTTCTAAAACtataataacattattAGTTTCTTTATGAGCTTTATTAATACAATCAGctacattttttataccTTGTTCAACTGTACATTGTCCAACGGTAGATCCTGGATggaaattatataatttaatatttaattgttcacatctttttatatcatctaAAAAAGACATGTATGATTTATctcttttttctttatctgGATTTGctaaatttattaaatatgatCCATGAggtaaaataaaatttttatcaaaattatattttttacaatttTCTTCAAActgttttatattatcatatgtTAATGCTGCACTCTCCCATTTACGttgattttttaaaaataatgcAAAAGCTAAACcagatatattaaaagaattaataGGAGCATTTTGTACTCCTCCTGATGCAGATATATGAGCACCTAAATATACATTACTTATTTTTGcatattcttttattttattataatcattcCATCTAtcttctatattttttggtATAGGTGggatattttttatatcatttgtTGATTGTTCagattttattttattattttttttcttttctatttctttttttgtttgtttacttttattttctttttttttttcaatacTTTTATTTGTTACCTCTTTTGGATTACTTACACATTTTGTATCATTATATCtattgttatttatttcaaCAACATTACTGTTTatctctttttttaaacaaatGGTATTACTTTCCTCTTTTTCTACTtcttctattttttttatatgtgtaccttctttaaaagaaatattcTCATCCttaatattgttattttcaatttgtttattatataattcttcaTTTCGGTTTTTTTCGTCCCCTTCCAATGACtcttttttcatattcaaatattttcttatatcTCCGTATTGGCACGTTTCAGTTATTTTACTCATCTCTGTATTTTTCTCTGctatttttttgaatatgttcatataaaataaatctTTGAAAATGGcttgttctttttttttttttttatcacCACCCTCAagtattttaaaaaatatatgcatataattatttttgttttttatgGAAAAACTTAaattattgttataattGTTGTTCATATAACAATTACgataattattaaaaatattaggATATCCACAATgtatataatgaatattttttatattattataagaatGATTAAATGTTTTTCTTCTTATAACTCGAATTGATAAGGTACCACCTTCATAATAATTCCTTGGCAATATTTGCAGAAGTACCAGCATATACAAAAGAAagcaaaaaaaagaaaagtaGAAAGATGACAAAGATGAAAATGAGGAgtgagaaaaaaaaaagaacattTATTTAGTTGCTTTTGTATCCATAAAAGGAGAAGGGGGGGAGGGGTGAAGAAATCAAAAAggaaaatgaaaaataaaaaaataaacaatttttaaagaacaaaaaaaaaattttgaaaataaaaatgtgtATTGATAAGAGATAATACACAAATTGgaatttaaataaagaatggtacatatatattaatatattaatatttatatatatatatatatatatatatattcatgcaaattataaaaaaaattcacAAGGCTTActaaaatatacataaataatacatatataatataattatacatatatatatatatatatatatatatatatgtatttatttatttattatatgttaatatattctaaaataatattaaaataatatttaaaataatcaagaaatatttcatctcataaaaatataaattataaaatgtatttataatattatcatatgatatataactttaatttttattatttattcaaTAATACCagattattatatttccaACCTTAATACAATGAGCCGTTTTAAGTGTATAgccatatatatatatatatataatatatatatatttataaacCGAAAGGCTCATTTTATTCACACAagttaatattataaacattatcatatatttatttaaatcGAATTTCAcaaatgttttattattataaggTTCCTTAAAAagtattttattatatatactatgCATAcgtaaaaaaaaaaaaaaaaataaataaatatatatatatatatatatatatatatatatgtacatatatttattttaccTGACTTGTGCAGgttgaaaaaaaaaaaaaattattttattttttattttttattttatttttcattttattttttattttattttttatttttcattttattttttattttattttttatttatttccCCCTTTTTACTCGTtgttaaaaatataatgcTTTAATCTCTCATTTTCTCTctttatatcttttttttcttctaataaaatttctgctttttttataactCGTCCAAttttaaacatattttCAAGAACTTCCTTTTTGTTGAGTATGTACGGTTTTAATTTATctttcataa is a window encoding:
- a CDS encoding putative apurinic/apyrimidinic endonuclease Apn1, which encodes MFFFFSHSSFSSLSSFYFSFFCFLLYMLVLLQILPRNYYEGGTLSIRVIRRKTFNHSYNNIKNIHYIHCGYPNIFNNYRNCYMNNNYNNNLSFSIKNKNNYMHIFFKILEGGDKKKKKEQAIFKDLFYMNIFKKIAEKNTEMSKITETCQYGDIRKYLNMKKESLEGDEKNRNEELYNKQIENNNIKDENISFKEGTHIKKIEEVEKEESNTICLKKEINSNVVEINNNRYNDTKCVSNPKEVTNKSIEKKKENKSKQTKKEIEKKKNNKIKSEQSTNDIKNIPPIPKNIEDRWNDYNKIKEYAKISNVYLGAHISASGGVQNAPINSFNISGLAFALFLKNQRKWESAALTYDNIKQFEENCKKYNFDKNFILPHGSYLINLANPDKEKRDKSYMSFLDDIKRCEQLNIKLYNFHPGSTVGQCTVEQGIKNVADCINKAHKETNNVIIVLENSAGQKNSVGSKFEHLRDIINLVHDKERIGVCLDTCHTFAAGYNIKTYDSFDQVMKQFDDIVNVKYLKAVHLNDSKSDLGSGLDRHENIGKGKLTMDTFKYIMKSKYFKNIPIILETPDITNDESIYKYEIQNLYKLYFEK
- a CDS encoding putative SAM-dependent RNA methyltransferase, which encodes MSTKYIIEHLDELEEWCILEYIHICQTVKDENVIFTKICENFSELTNGKYKPSCYEKSIDEIKNDLLSGNICLLDMKAQNKLTCNDKNKIDFLLFGGILGNVPSDDRTSILRKFNFPISRNLGPIQMTTNTAVLVCHIILNDNIELEHIPYVDNPEIFLKNNKESISLPFRFVSKYYYTQCEQDKNVPVLPENFKEYLIKLGDQQFDDISSFLENEDD
- a CDS encoding putative nucleotidyltransferase — its product is MEDDYYFFLFQEEESEQVKEAKQDLHNALKKNREKIKNVSNNKPMEKASSIIWLGDNDDNIKNEYRKYDERKKDRDKKKSEGEINNLSSDKRNIINKTNNEWVENYKQNKYHSYDGGDDNVDSFNLKEIQIKKRKKETSSSKNDMEYTYCQNKDSFDKYNNKKKARKNDDINDHLNNNKNKYNFDNIEHKKLDDKEDIVTNSNVKHLSNIDNNQKNLDEKEKKKNKKKNSKGTSNNSHISISSNSSLSTLSSDDSTSTNYLPSSKKKTNINENTYSKKYSNDPSDIIQGSGSNMKKKSLSHNKIYKEEKRKNSSFLSNETNIEAGTHKKEYGQRDKNINNVCKSNMHKNILKKFKINYKNLSSMEKEYYNYMIKKLDINYDDEKKVLYTDSLFNEKFLYMISKENNNFNFLGYLEYACFYILEWLTPTKEEKLLKLKSLIKLELLVKSLFPQSNMEVFGSYTSGLSLPSSDIDVCIMNIKENDLDCLYILAYGLIKLNIACDIRIIKDARVKILKYMDKELGVQIDICINQKSSKETTDFIIKQMKKYIYLRPLVILLKFFLNSRNLNETYIGGIGSFLLSCMVLHFLQMHTSTFDNNHFNNTYLIKLLIEFFYFYSIDYKLHETCVVVRGLGHILPRRLRKEYEYNDQRLCFENPIDTSIDIGRNTYRIRYILYLFSYTYCNFISLISKLRKHSNNFYFSYIPNVDEKSDTNNKKKNIKSIENKNCNINNNKKNYIYGSKIKSNCIYPLFYGNIFNPDHIIFTKRYKNDFPSNDWDIRHFDFIFTKQEINNMFNMSCEDISSYVKNDYMSMEPYSMLYEHMDKIFSHSFEVYNNIFKYSSSHDI